The genomic stretch aaacacaaggatgagtctcattcagtgttttttgaattctgcactcagatccaaactgagaaggagtgtaaaatcataaaggtcagaagtgatcatggtggtgaatttgagaacaaattctttgagaagttcttcaaagaaaatggtattgcccatgatttctcttgtcctagaactccacaacaaaatggagttgtagaacgaaagaataggactctacaagaaatggccagaaccatgatcaacgaaaccaatatggctaagcacttctgggcagaagcaataaacactgcatgttatattcagaatagaatctctataagacctattctaaataagactccttatgaattgtggaagaacagaaagcccaacatttcatattttcatccttttggatgtgtttgttttattctgaacactaaagatcatcttggtaagtttgattctaaggcacaaaagtgtttccttcttggatattctgaacgctctaaaggctacagagtatacaatactgaaacattgattgtagaagaatcaatcaatatcaggtttgatgataagcttggtcttgaaaagccaaagcagtttgagaattttgcagattttgatattgatatctcagaagttgaagaaccaagaagaaatgtttcagaagctgaaaacctaagcagcaaagaatcagaagatcaagttgctgcatccttggaaaatctgagaatttctgaagaaccaactatcagaagatcatctagactcacatctgctcactcagaagatgtcattattggaaagaaagatgatcctatcagaacaagagcattcctcaagaacaatgctgaatgtcaattaggtctggtttctctgatcgagccaacttctgttgatcaagctctagaagatacagactggataattgccatgcaagaagagttaaatcagtttacaaggaatgatgtttgggatcttgttccaagacctaaaggattcaatattataggaacaaaatgggttttcagaaacatgctgagtgagaaaggtgaagtggtaagaaacaaagccagactggtggctcagggttatagtcagcaagaagggattgactataaagaaacctttgcaccagtggccaggttagaatctattcgtctattaattttttttgccactcaacacaacatcactctttatcagatggatgttaagagtgccttcttaaatggttacaaagatgaagaagtttatgtccatcaacctcctggttttgaagactccatgtctccaaatcatgtctttaaattaaagaaatcattatacggattgaaacaagctcctagagcttggtatgaacgtttgagttctttccttctggaaaatggtttcactagaggaaaagtggacactactctcttctgtaaaacatttaaaaaggatattttaatttgtcaaatatatgttgatgatattatctttggaacatctaatgccacacttggaaaggagtttgctgagtctatgcaggctgagtttgagatgagcatgatgggtgaactcaagtatttccttaggattcaaatcaatcaaacatcagaaggaacgtatgttcatcaaaccaagtatgtgaaagaacttctgaagaagtttaatctttctgactgcaaagaagccaaaactcctatgcatccaacatgcatactaggtaaggatgaggtaagtaagaaggtagatcagaagttgtacagaggtatgattggatctcttctatatttaagtgcttctagacctgacattctgttcagtgtttgtttgtgtgctagattccaatcagatccgagagaatctcatttaactgcggttaagaaaattctgaggtatctgaaaggtactactaatgttggtttagtttacagaagatccaaagattacaacttagtaggattctgtgatgctgactatgctggagatagaattgagaggaaaagtacttctggaagttgtcaatttcttggaagtcatctaatctcttggtacagcaagaagcaagcaaccattgctctttcaacaacagaggcagaatatgttgctgctgctggttgtagcacacaaatgctctggatgaaaagtcagttagaagattatcaaatatttgagagtaacattcccatcttctgtgataatacttctgctatttgtttatctaagaatcctatattgcattcaaaagctaaacatatagagattaaacatcatttcataagggactatgttgttagggaccaaattgtagtgtaattcatatctttttattggtccctttaataacttttatttgcaAATCACGCGCTTTACTCACACAAAGTGCAAGAAATTGAAGTTAGTCTCGTTATTATGTGATTTGAGTAGATATTTCACTTTCTTCTCTAGTTTTGCAGAATGTTACATCATGAAGTGATCAAAGAGGATACGAGCGGAGAGAACACAAGGGAGCTGCCAAGTAAACAAGGAAGAAGTCATCATcaagccagttcgcgccgcgtcctctagttggcgccgcgaactgagtaaaaatcagagatgtccaagtcagctcagttggcgccgcgtcctcctgttggcgccgcgaactgagcgaatcctgcCAGCGTGTTAAGTGAAGAGTCTGACTTTTATGGAGGCATGTGAAGTGGTGGCGTGGTAGACAACAAAAGAGCACTTTTTGGGGCTATTCATTTCTATTGGTCACTTAGGGAGGCTAAAAAAAGAGTCTAGCAATCATTTCTTTTTGtcttattggaaagataaacttggtGTAAGAGATTAATATCTCAAAACTTaggttttaatttattattcagtTTTGCAAGAAAGAATACAGAGAGAAAAGAGAGCAAAAGCCAAAAACGAAATTTATCATCTTTGTGAGCttgcaaccatggtgatgaggaaCTAAACCCTATTTctttgtcaagattagaggtagctaTTCTTCATAACTCTATGTATCTCTCTTAAACCTTCATGTATGTGAATCTCTCATTGAATGAATATAGTATGAATCTCTTGTTTTGAACTCTtatctttgatttatattattgttgaaaaagataatataaatGTTGTTTTAGAGATTTATTCAAACAATGCATGAGTTGTAGAAATAAACTTATGAATTGTTTACCATGTGTATTGCTAAATAATGATGGTTAGATTTATGTTTAGGTGAAGAAATTGCCTAAAGTGTTATTTAACAATTGTTACAATATTACTTAGACATAAGTCTTATTGAGGCAATACTAGATTGTATTCATGAGATGAGAATTCATATACATGGTTTGAGGGAATGCATGAGTTTGGAATAGTGAACACTAATCTTGGCAAAAcatttttatttgagaaaatcttattttactatcttagtttgtttctaaaattcaagataaattccaaacacaaaccaaactcattTTTTCTTATCAACTTAAAATGatcacaactatagaacggcggtaatatcacccaatctctgtggatacgatataaaaatatttgccgaaaatatacttttcaacaaattggcgccgttgccggggattggcgtttgatattgcaagcattgcaatagttcattaTTTTAAGTTGTTGCTTTATTCTAAACTCTTTTGCGTTTCActtggtttgctagttttgtagattcttgTGCATGCGAGAAAAAGCTACAGAAGAGCAATTTCATTTCGACCccgaaattgaaagaacacttcgaaagctcaatagcaagacacgaagaagaagaaagttAGCTCAAGAGAAGAGACAAAGAGAGGAGGCATCTACTTCTTCCAACAATCAAATTGAAGAAGTAGTTGTAGACACATTTGAAGGAGACATGGCGGGTGTGGTTCCAACCGAAATGTCCGCCAATAGTCCAAGACGTACCGCCCAATTCGCACGCAATGCTCAAGGTGGTGCAAATACGGAAATGAAGACCGGAATACTTCAACTTGTTTATGCAAGCCCATTCACCGGAATGGATCATGAAGACCCTTTTGCAcatctcaccaaattttatgagatAGCGGGTTCAACGGGAGTTGATGCGGCAAATGAAGAATCATTGTTCAAGAGACTATTTCCACATTCATTAGTGGGGAAATCCAAAGAGTGGTATCTTGATCAACCACCAAACGTGATGACGGATTGGAATCTATTGGAAGAGAAGTTTTTAGAGAGATTTTTTCCTCAATCCCGATTCATGGAAGCCAAAACGGCAATTGCGGTTTTCACTCAAGGAGGCAACGAATCCTTAAATGAGGCTTGGGAAAGATTCAAATCCATGCTTAGAAAATGCAAGGGTCATGGGTTCGATGATCtcacacaaattcacatcttccgcaatggacttcaaccggtgcacaaaacacttttggatgctaccgcgggtggatcTTTAATGTCAGAAAGTGCGGAGGATGCAACAATGATAATCGATCGCATGGCACTCAATGATCTCCAAACTCAACATGATAGGAGTCCATCACAAAGGaagccgggagttcttgaattaaACACCAATGATGCTATCCTCGCTCAAAACAAAATCCTTTCTCAACAAGTCGAGTTACTCACCAAGCAAATGTCAAAGCTCCCACAACAAATGAAGGAGATTCATGAAATGCAAATGACTTCTCAAGTAGCAAGTTGTGAACTTTGCAAAGGTGATCACCCTACCGGCTTTTGTCCACCACCCGAAGGAGAGGAAGTTAATTTTGTGAACAACCAACATCAAGGCTATCAAAGGCAACCTCCGTACCaacatcaaggttatcaaaggaacaaccaaggTTTCCAACCCTCAAGATTCAACAACCAACACAATCAACATCAAAGTCCATATCAAAGTCCGAATCCACAAGGCCAAGGTCAACAATCTCAAGGAGGAGGCTCAAAGTTGGAAGATACACTCAACCAATTCATGCAAGTTTCTATGGAGAACCAAAAGACTAATGTGGCTGCCATAAAGAACTTAGAAAATCAAGTGGGGCAGCTTGCAAAACAATTGGCCGAACAACAAACGGGACCTTCTTTTTCCGCAAACACTCAACCTAACCCAAAGGAGTATTGCAAGGCAATTATTACACGGAGTGGCAAGGAAGTGAGTAATGGGGAGAGAAAGGAAATAGTAGTGGAGGATGatggatttgttgttgttgagggtGAGGAGGATGAGATAGtggtagaaaaagaaaaaaaaaagaagaggaggAGGTAgtcgaaaaagaaaaagaaaaagatggaagtagaaaagaagataaaagtgtgaagaaaaacaaaGAAGGAGTGAGTGCAAGACCCATTCAACATCTACCCTACCTACATGCACCATCAAGGAAGGAGAATGAGAGGCAAAATGCAAGGTTTATGGATATATTCAAGCAACTTCaaataaatattccattttccgaagcattagaACATATGCCAAAATATGCAAAATTCTTGAAGGACATTCTCACCAAGAAGAAACGGTATCCGGAAAATGAAACAGTCTTGCTAGATGCCCAATGTAGtgctatcatccaaagaaatctcCCAAGGAAGGAATCCGATCCGGGACGAGTCATCTTGCCGGTCACCATCGGAGACACTTACATCGGGAATGGTCTCATTGATTTAGGATCGAGCATAAATCTAATTCCCTTATCTATCATAAAAAGATTGGGGAATGTCGAGATGAAACCTACCCGTATGACATTGCAACTAGCGGATAAGTCGACAACTTCACCCTACGGAGTTGCTCAAGACATGTTGGTCAAAGTTGATAAATTCTtatttccggtagattttgtggtgGTAGATATGGAAGAAGATAGAGATGTTCCATTAATTCTTGGAAGGCctttcatgaaaacagcccggatgatgatagacattgatgatggacTTATGAAAGTGAGAGTGGACAATGAGGAAGTCACTTttaatctctttgaagccatgaaACACCCCAAGGACAAGCACGATGTCTTTCGCATTGATGCAATTGAAGAGGAAGTTGTGGAAGTGTGTAATCATATTCATACTTCTAATCCGTTGGAGAAAACTCTCATCGGAGCTTACAACAATTcccttgaagatgaagaaaaagaaattgaagtcATCTTGGAAAAGTTGGAGTCTTGTGGAGAAATTAAGCAAAATGAGGAAAAGGTCGAGGAACTAGATGTGAATAGGAAAGATGAAGAACCGAAGGTTGAACTAAAGGTGCTACCCATTCATTTGAAGTATGTCTTCCTTGGCGAGAATTTCACCAAACCGGTGATAATTAGTAGTGCTCTATCACCAAAGGAGGAAAAGAAGTTAATTGAGGTGCTCAAGAGAAATGAGGGAGCTTTAGGTTGGGTGCTGTCCGATTTGAAGGGAATTAGCCCAGCTTATTGCATGCACAACATCATGATGGAGGATGATTTCAAACCCGTAGCACAACCACAAAGGCGTTTGAATCCGTCTATGAAGGAAGTGGTTAGGAAAGAGGTGATTAAGCTATTGGAAGCCGGGATGAtctatcccatctccgatagcgcaTGGGTAAGTCCGGttcaagtggtaccaaagaaaggtgGGATGACGGTCATCCGAAATgataagaacgagttgattcctacaAGAACGGTAACCGGGTGGAGAATGTGTATCGACTATAGGCGGTTGAACCAAGCCacaagaaaagatcattttccgctaccatttatggatcaaatgctagAGAGATTGGCCGGTAAAAACTGTTACtgcttcttggatggttattcgggatataaCCAAATCACGGTAAACCCGGCGGACCATGAAAAAACGGCTTTTACATGCCCATTTGGTGTCTTTGCCTATCGAAGGATGCCGTTCGGGTTATGCAATGCACCGGCAACAtttcaacggtgtatgcaagcgATTTTCTCAGATTTGATTGAGGAGTGTATTGAAGTTTTTATGGACGATTTTTCCGTTTATGGCGAGTCTTttgatatttgtttgaagaatctAGACGTGGTGCTTGGAAGATGTGTAGAAACAAACCTTGTGCTTAATTGGGAGAAATGCCACTTCATGGTTACCGAAGGAGTGGTTCTTGGTCATAAAATATCGTCAAGGGGTTTGGAAGTTGATAAGGCTAAGGTAGAGGTGATCGAGAAGCTGCCCCCACCGATCAACATCAAGGGAATACGAAGTTTCCTTGGTCATGCGGGTTTCTACCGGcggttcatcaaggatttctccaagatAGCCAGGCCATTGagcaatttgctcaacaaaggtatgactTTTAACTTTGATGAGTCTTGTTTAAAAGCCTTTCATGAGCTTAAAGAAAAACTTGTCACCTCACCCGTAATCGTTGCACCGAATTGGAAACTCGattttgaacttatgtgtgatgctagcgattaTGCGGTCGGGGCCGTTTTGGGTCAAAGAAGATCTAAAATTTTCCATGCAATTCACTATGCTAGTAAAGTTTTGAATGAAGCACAAATAAATTATGCTACTACGGAGAAGGAATTACTAGCTATAGTTTATGCCTTGGAAAAGTTTAGAGCTTACTTGATCGGTTCTAAAGTAGTTGTTTATACGGACCATTCAGCCATTAAATTTTTGTTGACCAAACCGGATTCTAAGCAAAGATTGATCCGTTGGATTCTTTTGCTGCAAGAATTTGACTTAGAAATCCGAGATAAAAAAGGGTCCGAAAATTTGGTGGCGGACCATTTGTCTCGTTTGGTCAATATAGATGTGACAATGAAAGAAAGTGAGGTGAGAGAGGAGTTCCCGGACGAGAAACTCTATGCGATACAAGTGAGGCCTTGGTTTGCCGATTTTGCAAATTTTAAGGCAACCGGTTTGATACCGGAAGACCTCACTAGTAATCAAAAGAAGAAATTCTTGTCCGATGCCAAGCaatatgtgtgggatgatccataccTTTTCAAGGTAGGAGTGGACAATATTTTAAGAAGGTGTGTCACGAGTGAAGAGTCCAAAGACATTCTTTGGCATTGTCACAATTCTCCATACGGGGGTCATTATAGCGGTTTGCGTACAGCCacgaaagtccttcaatcgggattttattGGCCGTCATTGTTTAAAGATGCCCATGAACACGCTAAAAGTTGTGATCAATGTCAAAGAAGTGGGGGAATAGGCAAACAGGATGAAATGCCACTAACCAACATGCTGGAAgttgaagtatttgattgttggggcattgattttgttggcccATTTCCTCCGTCTTTGGGTAATGAATATATTCTCGTTGCGGTTGACTATGtgtccaaatgggttgaagcaagtgCTTCACCCAAGGCCGACTCCAAAACGGTAAtcaaatttttaaagaaaaacatattttccCGTTTTGGTGCGCCTAGAGTTTTGGTAAGTGATGGtggttctcatttttgtaatgcacCATTGGAAAAAGTGTTAGAACATTATGGTGTCAAGCACAAAACCACCACTCCTTACCATCCTCAAGCTAATGGTCAGACCGAAGTCTCTAATAGGGAAATTAAACGGATTCTTGAGAAGACCGTTTCAAGTGCGAGGAAAGATTGGTCTACAAAGTTGGATGAAGCCTTGTGGGCATATCGCACTGCACTTAAGGCTCCAATAGGTttgacaccattccaaatggtctaTGGTAAGACTTGCCATTTGCCGGTTGAGTTGGAACATAGGGCACTTTGGGCtctcaaatttttaaactttgattCCAATTTAGCCGGATTAAAACGGAAAGATCAGCTTCATAGAGTTGAAGAATTAAGAGACACCGCTTATCACTCAAATAAACTTtacaaagaaaaagtgaaaaagtatcaTGATGGTAAAGTGAGGTCAAAAGAATTTCATGAAGGACAAATGGTACTCCTCTTCAACTCTAGGCTGAAACTTTTTCCGggcaaattaaaatcaaaatggtcgggaccatttgtAGTAAGGGAAGTTCGTAATTATGGAGCAATTGTTGTGGAGGACCCAAAGACTAAGGCCAACTGGACAGTAAATGGGCAAAGACTGAAGGTGTATCATGGTGGTGATTTCAATCGAGATGTAAGTGTGATTTCGCTTATCGAACCTTGAATCATCATGGACCGTCGAGCtcaaacgacgttaaacaaagcgcttgttgggaggcaacccaacgtcgTAAGTTTCACTTTTATCTTTGTTGTTTTAATTAGTTACTGGTTTCGTAATATGCGTGTGCCGTTAAAAATTATGTGGAATACTGTTTTTCAAAGAAAAACCTGCTACGGACGCGCCGCGTCCCCAGATTTGCGCCGCGAACAAAGTGGCAGAATCAAAGGTTTTCAAAAAccactcagtacgcgccgcgtccCATGTTTCGCGCCGCGAACAAAGTGGCAGAATcaaatgttttcaaaaaccactcagtacgcgccgcgtccACTGTTTCGCGCCGCGAACAAAGTGGCAGAATcaaatgttttcaaaaaccactcagtacgcgccgcgtccACTGTTTCGCGCCGCGTCACTTACGGAACTCAGATAGTCACTTGGCTTTTTAAGGTTCTTCCTTGTCTCATTTCATTCTTCATgcttttcattttcttctctcAAGTTCTTCCTCTCAAGCAGAAAAACCCTACCTCCCTCACTCCACAACACCCACTCTCACAACCCTATCTTGCATCTTTAATTCTCACTCTAACACTCTCACTCAAGGTATGTGGTTCTAGATCTGtccttttctttccttttaaaatttattttttttagggttagaaTAGAGAGATTGTTCAAGCTTGCATGTGTAGCATCTTAAATTAAGAACTTAAGCTAGTTGTTTTTGTTCCATTGAAAGGTGTTAGAATCAATTTTTTACCATTGCTGTGAGGACAACATGGATGTTGCCATGTCTGCTGGTTGAATTTCTGGGTTTCGCCCAGGACGCGCCGCGTCCTTCTTCTCGCGCCGCGAACCCAGTGAATTCAGCCACCATATTTTTGTTGTCTTGTGCTGATAATCTTGGGTGTTTGTGTTGTTGTGCTGGTTGTTTTGTGTGCAGATGTCTAAACGTACTAAGACCTCAGCCCCCAGCAGAGTGGTAAGCAAATTTCTCAGTGACGAATGTGAAGAGAGGTACAATGACCTGGTTCAGAGAACAATTGTGGCCGAAAGGTTGGTCCAATTCAACCCGAATGGAAAGTTCAGCAGGATTGTCAGTATAATAGAAGGGCGTAAGTGGGGGCAATTATGTGAACCGGTGAGAGATATCAACTATGACATTGTGCGTGAATTTTACGCCAATGCCCTGCAAGTGGAAGAGGGAAGAGCCTATCATTATAGGACTAAAGTGAGGGGCAAAATTATCGTCTTTAACAGAGACGCGATCAACAACTTTTTAGGAAACCCCCTACAGTTGAGAGAGGGAGAAAAATGCGCCTACCGAATGAAGAATGATGCCGCCGATTGGGATTATGATTGGGTGAGCAGCAAGTTGTGTCAAGAGGGCAGAACTTATGTGCTCAATGAGCAGGGACATGCAAAAAATTGGAGAAGGGAAGATTTCACTTTGGAGGCTCGAGCTCTCCTTGTCCTAATGTTAAACAATTTCAGGCCCCGATCTCACACCACCACCATTCCCATTGAAGTGGCATGCTTGATGTCATTCATTATGGACGGACAATCAGTCGACATCGCATCCATCATAGCCAATGAGTTGCGAAAAGTGGCAACAAGTGGGACAAAATTTGGTGGAAAGGCCGGGAATCTCATTTATCCAGGGTTGATCATGGGGTTGTGCAGGAAAGCAAATGTACCAATTCCCCAGGAAGTGCATTTTACTATTACCTCTGTGATTAACGATTATTTTGTGAGCAGGTTTTGTGAGGGGGCAACAAACAGGGCCGAGAGAGCAGGAACCTCCACCTCCAGGCAGCGTGCACGCCGTGCGCCTGTTTTCAATCAAATGGAGTTCGCTTCTTACTGCTGCGAGAATTTTGAGGCTTCAAGGAGGTCTCAAACCTTTCTTTTCGATGCCATGcaacaacaatttcaaaacaCTTTTTTGGCACCGGAGGCTCGCACCTTCCCTTCCCAGGCGGATTATGTGGCatatgctaattggcctgagggcaggccagctTTTATGGGGGGAGGCAGCAGTCATGCGAGCGGAAGTGGAACCGCGAATGTGGACACCGAGATGGAAGACACCCTCGGACCGGTCGGaggtggtgatgatgaagatgcttgaagatgaagtttgatagttgTAGTTTAGGATTTTAATTTCAGCAATTTTAAAATTCTAGCATTTCCATTTAAGTACTTTTTGTTAAAAATTTGGTTTGTGTACTTTTTAAGTTGTTGACTTTTGAAGACTTATTTCAATTTTGCTTTTGTGTGGATGATGAATTGTGATTGATGTTGCAATAACTTTGTTGCCGTGCTTGCTAAAagaaattttgtttgtttgtgattTTTCATGCGAATGAAGAAACAAAGGGGCATGTGAAGGAGGATCCAAGTGAGCAAGTAGGGTGGTAATGATAAGAATGGTATGCGGCAAATTCAAGGTACACTTTTACCACTTACTAGACTTTGCAATAATTATTTGATGGTTTGTGCAAAAGTTTATAGCATAAGTTCTTAGAATTACATGTCTTTTTGAATCATTTAGAACTTAACCATGTGTGAGGTAGCCTTCCAATGTACACCAAATGCGGGAGACCGAACATTATTTTGAcacatttttattatgtttaatcatgCATTGATCCTTGTTGTGAACATTTGAGAAAATGATAAGGCATTGTTGAAAGGAGAGAAACCACTTGGCCAAAAATAGCAAATCAATCAACCTTGTGAGGAGCATCCCTTGTTTTCCCCCTTTGAGCTTTTTAGGATTCATTTCAAGTCATTATTGCTTAATTGTTGAATTAATGAATCCTACTCTTTTGTGTGTGTAAACCCTTAACCATTTTGGTtgcaatttattttcctttgggaGCATTTTTGTTATCAATTTGG from Vicia villosa cultivar HV-30 ecotype Madison, WI linkage group LG4, Vvil1.0, whole genome shotgun sequence encodes the following:
- the LOC131596967 gene encoding uncharacterized protein LOC131596967 codes for the protein MAGVVPTEMSANSPRRTAQFARNAQGGANTEMKTGILQLVYASPFTGMDHEDPFAHLTKFYEIAGSTGVDAANEESLFKRLFPHSLVGKSKEWYLDQPPNVMTDWNLLEEKFLERFFPQSRFMEAKTAIAVFTQGGNESLNEAWERFKSMLRKCKESAEDATMIIDRMALNDLQTQHDRSPSQRKPGVLELNTNDAILAQNKILSQQVELLTKQMSKLPQQMKEIHEMQMTSQVASCELCKGDHPTGFCPPPEGEEVNFVNNQHQGYQRQPPYQHQGYQRNNQGFQPSRFNNQHNQHQSPYQSPNPQGQGQQSQGGGSKLEDTLNQFMQVSMENQKTNVAAIKNLENQVGQLAKQLAEQQTGPSFSANTQPNPKEYCKAIITRSGKEVSNGERKEIVVEDDGFVVVEGEEDEIVVEKEKKKKRRR